TCCTTTTTCCATGAGGATTCGTTTTTGATATTCCGTGGTAACTACTTGCTTGGGTCGCCTCCATAGACAAATTAGTGCCCCAATAAACGGAATAAAGAAATTTAACAAGACCCATTTGATTCATTCATAATTCCCCGTCTTTGTGCATCAGCGTAGCTATAATAGTTAAAGGTTCTGCTTTATGAAGCACGTAGGGGACAGGCTTTTTTCCAATTATTAGTCTGTTTCTATCAATTACTTTAAGTGTATCACTTATTGCATCAACCTGCGCCAGCTTTGTTCCTCGGGGAACCAGTTTACTAAACTCATGATTCTTTATCATGGAACTCAACTTATTAAAGCTTTTTATCCTAAGCAAAAAACCAAAAAGCACAGGCAGAATAACTTGACCTGACTTGTCAAACCTTATCAGCACGCAATGTTTTCAACTCAGGTAGACAATCCGACAACATCCCAGACAATTAATTTAGCAAAGGCCGCCTGACCACAAGTAGGCGGCCTATTATTGTTGGTCGGAAGTAACATTGCTGGCTGGCTTAACTACTTCCATTTGGTTATCCGATGATTTAGCGAAATCTGGCCAATACACCAAATCTGCAAAATGGACATTTATGCCTTGTGGCTAGCTATAAATGCTTTAACTTATTTATTAGACTTTTGCAGTAAATGACTATAAATTCGTTCCCGTTTTTATATTTCCCTCAGAAGCTTCAAACTTGCCTATCTTCCAAGTTTCCCTCTCCTTTTTAACGGAAAGAGTATAAGCTGTGCTAAATGGAGTTCCTACGCTAATTGTATTTTTCTTATTGTTCTTTTTGTTTAGCTCTTTAAAGTATTTGTTGTCAGCACTTACCACGCAAGTCCTTACGTTATAAACCACCTTAGCTTGCTCCCGGTCCGCACTAAAAGTAATCGAAAGAAACTCACAATCTTCATACTTGGATTTAATCTTGTTTTCGTTAAATAGGTTTATGGTACTTTGCTCATCATTGTTCTTTATGAGCTCTATTAGGTGGTCCACTGTATAAAGATGATACTCCGCCCTACCGTCTAATCGCTCAAAATCGCGGTCATTTAAAACTTTTGCAAAATTCCTGCACAACTCCTTTATTACTTGTTCATCCGCTGTATCCTCCGTTAAAGTCGCTGCCCCGCTGTTAACTGGACCGAAGTTGTTATTTAGGGTCCCATCAGTAACAGGCAGAGATCCTTGGATTACTTCCAAGACCTTTCGTATGATATTTAGCTTGTTCATTTGTCTCCTCCTTTCACGGCTCTTCGAGAAACTCAAGCCAATATATCTTATGAACAATGGGAGAATTCGGAGACTTGGTCAAGATCCACTTTGAGTTAATGGCGTTGTCACGGCTTGATAACTTGCCTGAACTGTAACCTTAAATATAAAAATTTGTTGTACATTCCCAATAGATACGAGGGATAATGACTGGGGTATCCTCTCAATGAAGTTACACCCTTCCTCATCCACATTTAGCCTCTGTATGAATCTTACAGCCCTTATTGTTAAATTCGCAACGGTTACTCATATCCGTCAATGGTTCCGTTTTCAAAAACCTTATTCTTAACTGCCTTTTTTACAATGCGTTGATTGATTTGTATTAGTCCGTCTAGATCCATGACTAATTCTTTACAAAGAAACGATTATCGACGACGTCATGGGTTACGGACATTTTGAACCTTTAAGGCTTATGCTGAAGTTCATCTGAAACTTGAACCTGAAGCAAGAGACAGCGGAATAACCTTTGCGAGCACATGCCACCCCGATGAGTTAGCTGTAAATTACCAGAACCTGATTAAGTATCATCTCTTTGAAAAAGAGCACAATGGTATAATAACTGGTTCCCCGATAACAGATATCAAAATCACCTTAACTAATGGCCGGGCCCATGTAAAGCACACGAGTGGCGGGGATATCAGAGAAGCGACCTTCCGAGCATTAAGGCAAAGTTTGGAACAAGCCCATAACGTCTTACTAGGGCCCTATTACGACGTCAAACTTAAAGTAGATCTCGAACATATCGGTCGGGTCCTCTCGGATATTCAAAAATCCCACGATCGCTTTTCTCCTCACGAGGTAATGGGGAATAAATCCATTGTCACAGGGAGAGTCCCTGTGGCCAGCTTTATGAACTATAGTGCTGAACTAGCCTCCTTTACCCAAGGCAGAGGTATGATCAGTCTTAGCTTTGGCGGCTATGAACGCTGCCATAACGAAGACGAGATCATCCAGCAAAGGGGGTACCGCAAAGACGCCGACCCCTCATACAGTTCCTCCTCTGTGTTTTGTTCCAAAGGGCAAACGTATGTCGTACCCTTGACTGAGTCAGATTGTTTATAAGCAATTAAGCCATATTATGGTTGGCCATTCTATTAGATACAACGAGGTGCAATATGTCCAAAATATTATACAGTTCTGCCCGTGTTCCTGAATATAAATGGTCGAATGATGATAAATTGCAAAAACTAGTTTAATTTTATAACAAATTGCCTTAAATTGACCTTTTGTGAAGACTTTGTTCTCATATTGCCTCCAAGTCGTTGTTATGTTTATAGTCTTAACCAGCAATTTAGCCTATGCATGTATTTGCTGCCACTGATTGTATATTTCAATGAGTTTTCGAATTGTTCACCATAATTGTCTGATTCTTGATAAAATAGATAGACTTTCTCTATCGTGATTCTAGATTCCTATTCAATTATTCAATTTCTATGAGCTGCTAAAAACCAATTCTGCTCGACACTTTGCCTTTTGACGATGTCTGATTGATCTGTTTTACTCTCCATCCTTTCTTAATACGAAGTTTAATCATAATTTTTGCGTTAAGTTACTGTTAACAGTAGTAAACCAATTCATTCTACATCGAGCTATATCGAGGACAACCTCGTCCTATTGGGTGATCTTTTCAATAAATATATCAACTAAATCAGGATTAAACTGCTTTCCCTTTTCGTCTTGCAGTATCTTTATCGCCATTTCTCTACCTAATTTTTTCCTATATACTCGATCTGTAGTAATTGCATCATAGGTATCAGCAATGGCAATTATTTGTGATCCTAATGGAATTTCTGAATCCTTTAATCCTTCGAGATACCCTGTTCCATCCCATCTTTCATGATGATGCCTTATTATTAAACTAATATCCTCAAAACCTATAATCTTACTTATTATTTCTGCACCCAAAGCAGCATGTTTCTTTATGCTATCATATTCCGCGTTAGTAAGCCGCCCTGGTTTATTCAATAAACTGTCCGATATTCCTATTTTTCCCAAATCGTGGATATTGGCAGCAACTTGTATTTGAGTTTTTATCTTTTCATCTAAATCTAGTTCTTCACAAATCATAGAAACATACTGGTAAACATTTTTAGAATGTTTACCAGTATATTTATCTCTGGCATCAACCATTTCTGCAAAAGCCTCTATTGTAGATAAATATGTCTTTTCGATTTCTACCTTTAAATCATGTTCCTTCGTAATATCATGTATAAACAAAATAATGTTAGCCACATTTCCATCTTTCTCATCAATGACGGGTGAAATGTAAATATTTAGTATTTTTT
This sequence is a window from Desulfosporosinus sp. Sb-LF. Protein-coding genes within it:
- a CDS encoding HD domain-containing phosphohydrolase, with translation MNKKLLKRSFFINALVGLGVIVSLIYDLKIRGVNISVIQLHVFFGIVQLIIFGLTLFFFNNHLGLVNEDCDSITVEYKELSKLNRLIIDTTPTGLVLLNRKGIIEYVNQSTGNILGSTKTVGLNILEFDTIKQSKLHNGIVKASTGIYTEILGEHYTSFTSRLEKILNIYISPVIDEKDGNVANIILFIHDITKEHDLKVEIEKTYLSTIEAFAEMVDARDKYTGKHSKNVYQYVSMICEELDLDEKIKTQIQVAANIHDLGKIGISDSLLNKPGRLTNAEYDSIKKHAALGAEIISKIIGFEDISLIIRHHHERWDGTGYLEGLKDSEIPLGSQIIAIADTYDAITTDRVYRKKLGREMAIKILQDEKGKQFNPDLVDIFIEKITQ